From one Burkholderia pyrrocinia genomic stretch:
- a CDS encoding sugar ABC transporter ATP-binding protein yields MESILRLSHITKSFPGVKALSDIHLEIACGEIHALLGENGAGKSTLMKILCGIHQPDAGTIEIDGTARHFANYHEAVAAGVGIVFQEFSLIPHLDAVDNLFLGRELRTRWGARDRTRMRRAAAVIFARLGVSIDLDAPIRALSVAQQQFVEIGKALSLDARILILDEPTATLTPAEAEHLFAIMRELKRQGVAMIFISHHLDEIFAVCDRITVLRDGQYVATTDVAHTDVEQLVRMMVGRRIESSFPPKPALPADAPAVLEVDALQIERDGPVNRFALRAGEILGFAGLVGSGRTETALAVIGATRAHRKDVRVRGVAAKLGDPADALRAGIGILPESRKTEGLVTSFSIRDNISLNNLGKYRSMRWLIDRRSEASTTHDVMRRVGVKAPSMHTEVATLSGGNQQKVVIARWLNHHTSVLIFDEPTRGIDVGAKAEIYGLMRELTARGYAIIMISSELPEIVGMCDRVAVFRQGRIEATLEGDEIDPDTVMTHATAGTRGATHEPA; encoded by the coding sequence ATGGAATCGATACTCAGGCTCAGCCACATCACGAAAAGCTTTCCGGGCGTGAAGGCGCTGTCCGACATTCATCTCGAGATTGCGTGCGGCGAGATCCATGCGCTGCTCGGCGAGAACGGCGCGGGCAAGTCGACGCTGATGAAGATCCTGTGCGGCATCCATCAACCGGATGCCGGCACGATCGAGATCGACGGCACCGCGCGCCATTTCGCGAACTATCACGAGGCGGTCGCGGCGGGCGTCGGCATCGTGTTCCAGGAATTCAGCCTGATCCCGCACCTGGACGCCGTCGACAACCTGTTCCTCGGCCGCGAGCTGCGCACGCGCTGGGGCGCGCGCGACCGGACGCGGATGCGCCGCGCGGCGGCCGTCATCTTCGCGCGGCTCGGCGTGTCGATCGATCTCGATGCGCCGATCCGTGCGCTGTCGGTCGCGCAGCAGCAGTTCGTCGAGATCGGCAAGGCACTGTCGCTCGATGCGCGCATCCTGATTCTCGACGAACCGACCGCCACGCTCACGCCGGCCGAGGCCGAGCACCTGTTCGCGATCATGCGCGAGCTCAAGCGGCAGGGCGTCGCGATGATCTTCATCTCGCATCACCTCGACGAGATCTTCGCGGTGTGCGACCGCATCACGGTGCTGCGCGACGGCCAGTACGTCGCGACGACCGATGTCGCGCACACGGACGTCGAACAGCTCGTGCGGATGATGGTCGGCCGCCGGATCGAGAGCAGCTTTCCGCCGAAACCCGCGCTGCCGGCCGACGCGCCGGCCGTGCTCGAAGTCGATGCGCTGCAGATCGAGCGCGACGGCCCGGTGAACCGTTTCGCGCTGCGGGCCGGCGAGATCCTCGGCTTCGCCGGGCTCGTCGGGTCGGGCCGCACGGAAACGGCGCTCGCGGTGATCGGCGCGACGCGTGCGCACCGCAAGGACGTGCGCGTGCGCGGCGTGGCGGCGAAGCTCGGCGATCCGGCCGACGCGCTGCGCGCGGGCATCGGCATCCTGCCGGAAAGCCGCAAGACGGAAGGGCTCGTCACGTCGTTCTCGATCCGCGACAACATCTCGCTGAACAACCTCGGCAAGTACCGGTCGATGCGCTGGCTGATCGACCGTCGCAGCGAGGCGAGCACGACTCACGACGTGATGCGGCGCGTTGGCGTGAAGGCGCCGTCGATGCACACCGAGGTCGCGACGCTGTCCGGCGGCAACCAGCAGAAGGTCGTGATCGCGCGCTGGCTGAACCATCACACGTCGGTGCTGATCTTCGACGAGCCGACGCGCGGCATCGACGTCGGCGCGAAAGCGGAAATCTACGGGCTGATGCGCGAACTCACCGCGCGCGGCTACGCCATCATCATGATCTCGTCCGAGCTGCCGGAAATCGTCGGCATGTGCGATCGCGTCGCCGTGTTCCGGCAGGGCCGCATCGAGGCGACGCTCGAAGGCGACGAGATCGATCCCGACACGGTCATGACCCATGCCACGGCCGGCACGCGAGGAGCGACTCATGAACCTGCCTGA
- a CDS encoding substrate-binding domain-containing protein, which translates to MTQASPASSRRHAARVTAFAALAVAALLPAAAPAAPLRIGMTFQELNNPYFVTMQKALNDAATSIGAQVVVTDAHHDVSKQVSDVEDMLQKKIDILLVNPTDSTGIQSAITQAKKAGAVVVAVDANANGPVDSFVGSKNYDAGVMSCEYLAKAIGGSGEVAILDGIPVVPILERVRGCKAGLAKFPNVKLVDTQNGKQERATALSVTENMISARPNLKGIFSVNDGGSMGALAAIEGSGKDIKLTSVDGAPEAIAAIQKPNSKFIETTAQFPADQVRIALGIAIARKWGATVPKAIPVDVKVVDRSNAKGFSW; encoded by the coding sequence ATGACGCAAGCATCGCCCGCTTCATCCCGTCGCCACGCCGCCCGCGTGACGGCCTTCGCCGCGCTCGCCGTCGCGGCCTTGCTGCCCGCCGCCGCGCCTGCCGCGCCGCTTCGGATCGGCATGACGTTCCAGGAGCTGAACAACCCGTATTTCGTGACGATGCAGAAGGCGCTGAACGATGCGGCGACGTCGATCGGCGCGCAGGTCGTCGTGACCGATGCGCATCACGACGTCAGCAAGCAGGTGAGCGACGTCGAGGACATGCTGCAGAAGAAGATCGACATCCTGCTCGTGAATCCGACCGATTCGACCGGGATCCAGTCGGCGATCACGCAGGCGAAGAAGGCCGGTGCGGTGGTCGTCGCCGTCGATGCGAATGCGAACGGGCCGGTCGATTCGTTCGTCGGCTCGAAGAATTACGACGCGGGCGTGATGTCGTGCGAATACCTCGCGAAGGCGATCGGCGGCAGCGGCGAGGTCGCGATCCTCGACGGCATTCCGGTCGTGCCGATCCTCGAACGCGTGCGCGGCTGCAAGGCCGGGCTCGCGAAATTCCCGAACGTGAAGCTCGTCGACACGCAGAACGGCAAGCAGGAGCGCGCGACCGCGCTGTCGGTCACCGAAAACATGATCTCAGCGCGTCCGAACCTGAAGGGCATCTTCAGCGTGAACGACGGCGGCTCGATGGGCGCGCTCGCCGCGATCGAGGGTTCCGGCAAGGACATCAAGCTGACGAGCGTCGACGGCGCGCCCGAGGCGATCGCCGCGATCCAGAAGCCGAACTCGAAGTTCATCGAGACGACCGCGCAGTTCCCGGCCGACCAGGTGCGCATCGCGCTCGGCATCGCGATCGCGCGCAAGTGGGGCGCGACGGTGCCGAAGGCGATCCCGGTCGACGTGAAGGTCGTCGATCGCAGCAATGCGAAGGGCTTCAGCTGGTGA
- a CDS encoding response regulator transcription factor: MRKFNVRIVFAYDWPLTLAGIEQIAGSACAIELVAVYRSAAELVASLGGVDCDIVLVDYSIRGDEQMDGLALFDWLRRTRPNAGIVALVGNENPLIFRSILAIGGVSIVSKFDEVGHIVTAIHSSYSGGRYLSPCVRRAVDAIGERGEAPVKLSAREIEVIRLYLAGVPIKTIAQRLSKGKQTVSAQKISAMKKLGANNDVELIQRAAGLGLGIGATAPRAGGAV; encoded by the coding sequence ATGAGGAAATTCAATGTTCGCATCGTTTTCGCGTACGACTGGCCGTTGACGCTGGCCGGCATCGAGCAGATCGCCGGCAGCGCTTGCGCGATCGAGCTCGTCGCGGTCTACCGGAGCGCGGCCGAGCTGGTCGCGTCGCTCGGCGGCGTCGACTGCGACATCGTGCTGGTCGACTATTCGATCCGCGGCGACGAGCAGATGGACGGCCTCGCGCTGTTCGACTGGCTGCGGCGCACGCGCCCGAACGCCGGGATCGTCGCGCTGGTCGGGAACGAGAACCCCCTGATCTTCCGGTCGATCCTCGCGATCGGCGGCGTGAGCATCGTCAGCAAGTTCGACGAAGTCGGCCATATCGTCACGGCGATCCATTCGAGCTACAGCGGCGGGCGCTACCTGTCGCCGTGCGTCAGGCGCGCGGTCGATGCGATCGGCGAGCGCGGCGAGGCACCCGTGAAGCTGTCGGCGCGCGAGATCGAGGTGATTCGCCTGTATCTGGCCGGCGTGCCGATCAAGACGATCGCGCAGCGCCTGAGCAAGGGCAAGCAGACGGTCAGCGCGCAGAAGATCAGCGCGATGAAGAAGCTCGGCGCGAACAACGACGTCGAGCTGATCCAGCGCGCGGCCGGGCTGGGGCTCGGCATCGGGGCGACCGCGCCGCGGGCCGGCGGCGCGGTGTGA
- a CDS encoding methyl-accepting chemotaxis protein, producing the protein MRNLSLNQKLASMIFILWLGLLVIAGLGAWQTHASMIEDRRDQLAALVAQAASVTDHFYKLSQQNAMPEADAKQKALEAIAAMRHGADGYISINDSKPVIVMHPIKAELNGKDMSNFTDPNGKHLFVEIVKAGNLEGGKGFVEYLWPKPGADKPQEKTSAVQRFAPWDWYLVTGMYMNDVHSAVLASIGRWLAMTAVLGAIATAVMVLVLKSVRASLGGELEVALDAAQRIAQGDLTARVIVKQDDRGSLLHALHTMQGGLIDMVSRVRMGTENINVGASEIASGNTDLSQRTEEQAAALVQTASSMDQMTANVKQNADSAAQAASLAGQAAQVATRGSAVVDDVVRTMNEITGRSHKIGDIIGVIDGIAFQTNILALNAAVEAARAGEQGRGFAVVAAEVRSLAQRSATAAKEIKSLIVSSNETVEHGATLVTHAGETMAELVQSVRRVNEILDEISHASREQSAGIEQVNRAVGEMDQVTQQNAALVEQAAAAAHSLRDQAEALRDAVTRFALPA; encoded by the coding sequence ATGCGCAACCTTTCCCTGAATCAAAAACTCGCCTCGATGATCTTCATCCTGTGGCTCGGCCTGCTCGTGATCGCCGGGCTCGGCGCGTGGCAGACGCACGCATCGATGATCGAAGACCGCCGCGATCAGCTTGCCGCGCTGGTCGCGCAGGCCGCGAGCGTGACCGACCATTTCTACAAGCTGTCGCAGCAAAACGCGATGCCGGAAGCCGACGCGAAGCAGAAGGCGCTCGAGGCGATCGCCGCGATGCGCCACGGCGCCGACGGCTACATCTCCATCAACGACTCGAAGCCCGTGATCGTGATGCATCCGATCAAGGCCGAGCTCAACGGCAAGGACATGTCGAATTTCACCGATCCGAATGGCAAGCACCTGTTCGTCGAGATCGTGAAGGCCGGCAACCTGGAAGGCGGCAAGGGCTTCGTCGAGTATCTGTGGCCGAAGCCGGGCGCCGACAAGCCACAGGAGAAAACCAGCGCCGTGCAGCGCTTCGCGCCGTGGGACTGGTATCTGGTGACGGGCATGTACATGAACGACGTGCACTCGGCCGTGCTCGCGAGCATCGGCCGCTGGCTCGCGATGACGGCCGTGCTCGGCGCGATCGCGACCGCCGTGATGGTGCTGGTGCTGAAAAGCGTGCGCGCGAGCCTCGGCGGCGAACTCGAAGTCGCGCTCGACGCCGCGCAGCGCATCGCACAGGGCGACCTGACCGCGCGCGTGATCGTGAAGCAGGACGATCGCGGCAGCCTGCTGCATGCGCTGCACACGATGCAGGGCGGGCTGATCGACATGGTGTCGCGCGTGCGGATGGGCACCGAGAACATCAACGTCGGCGCGAGCGAGATCGCGTCCGGCAACACCGACCTGTCGCAGCGCACCGAGGAACAGGCGGCCGCGCTCGTGCAGACCGCATCGAGCATGGACCAGATGACCGCGAACGTGAAGCAGAACGCGGACAGCGCCGCGCAGGCCGCATCGCTCGCCGGCCAGGCCGCGCAGGTCGCGACGCGCGGCAGCGCGGTGGTCGACGACGTCGTGCGCACGATGAACGAGATCACCGGCCGCTCGCACAAGATCGGCGACATCATCGGCGTGATCGACGGCATCGCGTTCCAGACCAACATCCTCGCGCTGAACGCGGCCGTCGAAGCCGCGCGCGCGGGCGAACAGGGCCGCGGCTTCGCGGTGGTCGCGGCCGAGGTGCGCTCGCTCGCGCAACGCTCGGCGACGGCCGCCAAGGAGATCAAGTCGCTGATCGTGTCGTCGAACGAGACCGTCGAACACGGCGCGACGCTCGTCACGCACGCGGGCGAGACGATGGCCGAGCTCGTGCAGTCGGTGCGGCGCGTGAACGAGATCCTCGACGAAATCAGCCATGCGTCGCGCGAGCAAAGCGCCGGGATCGAGCAGGTCAATCGCGCGGTGGGCGAGATGGATCAGGTCACGCAGCAGAACGCGGCGCTCGTCGAACAGGCGGCCGCCGCCGCGCATTCGCTGCGCGATCAGGCCGAAGCGCTGCGCGACGCCGTCACGCGGTTTGCGTTGCCGGCCTGA
- the panE gene encoding 2-dehydropantoate 2-reductase translates to MRILVVGAGAVGGYFGGRLAAAGRDVTFLVRDGRAAALARDGLLIRSPRGDLTLANVQTVRAADAGAGVAPFDLVLLSCKAYSLDDAIVSFAPFVGPQTLILPMLNGMRHLDVLRDRFGAAQVLGGLCVIAATLDREQRIVHLNDTHGVSFGELAGGESPRVRAVADVLGGAGFDATLSDDIAARMWEKWVFLATLAASTSLFRGSVGDILAAPDGRRLLETMLGECSAIAEHNGHRPDPAAIERMQRMVLTPSPLTASMLRDVENHARVEADHVIGDLLARRDPQAADALSLLRIAYNHLKAYEVRTAREHAAA, encoded by the coding sequence ATGCGAATTCTGGTGGTAGGGGCCGGCGCGGTCGGCGGATACTTCGGCGGCCGGCTGGCCGCGGCGGGGCGCGACGTGACGTTCCTGGTGCGTGACGGCCGCGCGGCCGCGCTGGCGCGCGACGGGCTGCTGATCCGCAGCCCGCGCGGCGATCTGACACTCGCGAACGTGCAGACCGTGCGCGCGGCCGATGCCGGCGCCGGGGTTGCGCCGTTCGACCTCGTGCTGCTGAGCTGCAAGGCGTACAGCCTCGACGACGCGATTGTCTCGTTCGCGCCGTTCGTCGGGCCGCAGACGCTGATCCTGCCGATGCTCAACGGGATGCGACATCTCGACGTGCTGCGCGACCGGTTCGGCGCCGCGCAGGTGCTCGGCGGGCTGTGCGTGATCGCGGCGACGCTCGATCGCGAGCAGCGCATCGTGCACCTGAACGACACGCACGGCGTGTCGTTCGGCGAACTGGCCGGCGGCGAGTCGCCGCGCGTGCGCGCGGTGGCCGACGTGCTCGGCGGCGCGGGTTTCGACGCGACGCTCAGCGACGATATCGCCGCGCGGATGTGGGAGAAGTGGGTGTTCCTCGCGACGCTCGCCGCCAGCACGTCGCTGTTCCGCGGCTCGGTCGGCGACATTCTCGCCGCGCCCGACGGCCGCCGCCTGCTCGAGACGATGCTCGGCGAATGCAGCGCGATTGCCGAACACAACGGCCACCGGCCCGACCCGGCGGCAATCGAGCGGATGCAGCGGATGGTGCTGACGCCGTCGCCGCTGACCGCGTCGATGCTGCGCGACGTCGAGAACCATGCGCGTGTCGAAGCCGATCACGTGATCGGCGACCTGCTCGCGCGCCGCGATCCGCAGGCGGCCGATGCGCTGTCGCTGCTGCGGATCGCATACAACCACCTGAAGGCGTACGAAGTGCGCACCGCACGCGAGCACGCGGCCGCGTAA
- a CDS encoding AraC family transcriptional regulator: protein MMHPDLEVVEVRRDESFKVWSHGYPYRTIRWHFHPEFELHLIVATSGKYFVGDHVGSFGPGHLVLLGPNLPHNWVSDMAEGETVERRNLVIQFAPAFVRRCMDAFPECRDAQALLDDARRGVGFDEATSAAIAPLFDALLAARGMRRIALFMTILERLCCADERTLLASPAYDQADVTPTRLSHALSYIGKNLASELRESELAQLTGQSVSAFSRAFHRHTGMPFVQYVNRLRIESACQMLLADDASITDICFQAGFNNVSNFNRQFRAVKGMAPSEFRALQRLNARSRELALHAAPTGNPMPPRVLTPGAPELAPQPG from the coding sequence ATGATGCACCCCGATCTCGAAGTGGTCGAAGTGCGACGCGACGAGTCGTTCAAGGTCTGGTCGCACGGCTATCCGTATCGCACGATCCGCTGGCATTTCCATCCCGAATTCGAACTGCACCTGATCGTCGCGACCAGCGGCAAGTATTTCGTCGGCGATCACGTCGGGTCGTTCGGCCCCGGCCATCTCGTGCTGCTCGGCCCGAACCTGCCGCACAACTGGGTCAGCGACATGGCCGAAGGCGAAACCGTCGAGCGCCGCAACCTCGTGATCCAGTTCGCCCCGGCATTCGTGCGCCGCTGCATGGACGCGTTTCCCGAATGCCGCGATGCGCAGGCGCTGCTCGACGATGCGCGGCGCGGCGTCGGTTTCGACGAAGCGACCAGCGCCGCGATCGCGCCGCTGTTCGACGCACTGCTGGCGGCGCGCGGCATGCGCCGCATCGCGCTGTTCATGACGATCCTCGAACGGCTTTGCTGCGCCGACGAGCGCACGCTGCTCGCGAGCCCCGCGTACGACCAGGCCGATGTCACGCCCACGCGGCTCAGCCATGCGCTGTCGTATATCGGCAAGAACCTCGCATCCGAGCTGCGCGAGTCCGAGCTCGCGCAACTGACCGGGCAGAGCGTCAGCGCATTCTCGCGCGCGTTCCACCGCCACACGGGCATGCCGTTCGTCCAGTACGTGAACCGGCTGCGGATCGAATCCGCGTGCCAGATGCTGCTTGCCGACGACGCGAGCATCACCGACATCTGCTTCCAGGCCGGCTTCAACAACGTATCGAACTTCAACCGCCAGTTCCGCGCGGTGAAGGGGATGGCGCCGTCCGAATTCCGTGCGCTGCAGCGCCTGAACGCGCGCAGCCGCGAACTCGCGCTGCATGCGGCACCCACCGGCAACCCGATGCCGCCGCGCGTGCTGACGCCCGGCGCGCCCGAACTCGCGCCGCAGCCCGGATGA